The following proteins are co-located in the Pirellulales bacterium genome:
- the miaB gene encoding tRNA (N6-isopentenyl adenosine(37)-C2)-methylthiotransferase MiaB, giving the protein MPKKLYIETVGCQMNVLDSELVVASLRKRGYELTSSALDADAVLFNTCSVREHAEEKIYSALGRLKNAKLQNPQKIIGVIGCMAQNHKRTVFTRAPYVDLVVGPGQLHQVPDLIEKVAAGAGRQLEVSLDRKEGSRDAVERSHESFDPLRDPTMRPTPFQAYVRIQIGCDKFCTYCIVPSVRGPEQSRPPRHIVAEARQLAGEGAREITLLGQTVNSYRYREGERTTRFSDLLAELHEIDGLDRIKFVTNYPKDMTDDVLAAVRDLPKIAKYLHVPAQSGSNDVLRRMKRGYTVEEYREMHERIRTWMPETAVTSDFIVGFSGETDEDYEQTVELVRECRFKNSFIFKYSERPGTKGAELYADDVPEEVKRRRNNHLLALQNEIAEADNQRFLGRDVEVLVEGLSKAAAKADAVGSELPAPGVPQAGGDGPYQLVGRTMCDRIVVFTGNRRQVGQLLPVTVYDANAHTLFGEVVTQEVGPEVFSLLA; this is encoded by the coding sequence ATGCCCAAGAAGCTCTACATCGAAACTGTCGGCTGCCAGATGAACGTGCTCGACAGCGAGCTCGTCGTGGCGAGCCTGCGCAAGCGGGGGTACGAATTGACCTCCTCGGCGCTCGACGCCGACGCGGTGCTGTTCAACACCTGCAGCGTCCGCGAGCATGCCGAGGAGAAGATCTACAGCGCGCTGGGTCGACTCAAAAACGCCAAGCTGCAGAACCCGCAGAAGATCATCGGCGTCATCGGCTGCATGGCCCAGAACCACAAGCGCACCGTCTTCACGCGGGCGCCGTACGTCGACCTCGTCGTCGGCCCGGGGCAATTGCATCAGGTCCCCGATTTGATCGAGAAAGTCGCCGCCGGGGCCGGGCGGCAGCTTGAGGTGAGTCTCGATCGGAAAGAGGGCTCCCGCGACGCGGTCGAGCGAAGCCATGAGAGCTTCGACCCGCTGCGCGACCCGACGATGCGTCCCACGCCGTTTCAGGCGTACGTGCGAATCCAGATCGGGTGCGACAAGTTCTGCACCTACTGCATCGTCCCCAGCGTCCGCGGGCCCGAGCAGAGCCGCCCGCCGCGGCACATTGTCGCCGAGGCCCGGCAACTGGCCGGCGAGGGCGCCCGCGAGATCACGCTCTTGGGTCAGACCGTCAACAGCTACCGCTATCGCGAGGGGGAGCGGACGACCCGATTCAGCGACCTGTTGGCCGAGCTGCACGAAATCGACGGGCTCGATCGGATCAAGTTCGTCACGAACTACCCCAAGGACATGACCGACGACGTGTTGGCCGCGGTGCGCGACCTGCCGAAGATCGCCAAGTACCTGCACGTGCCGGCCCAAAGCGGTTCGAACGACGTGCTGCGGCGGATGAAGCGCGGGTACACGGTCGAAGAGTACCGCGAGATGCACGAGCGGATCCGCACGTGGATGCCCGAGACCGCGGTCACGAGCGACTTCATCGTCGGCTTCAGCGGCGAGACCGACGAGGATTACGAGCAAACGGTCGAGTTGGTGCGCGAGTGCCGGTTCAAGAACAGCTTCATCTTCAAGTACAGCGAGCGCCCCGGCACGAAAGGCGCCGAGTTGTACGCCGACGACGTCCCCGAGGAGGTGAAGCGGCGTCGGAACAATCACCTGCTGGCGCTTCAAAACGAAATCGCCGAAGCGGACAACCAGCGATTTCTGGGGCGCGACGTCGAGGTGCTTGTCGAGGGCCTGAGCAAGGCGGCCGCGAAAGCGGACGCGGTCGGCAGCGAGCTCCCCGCGCCGGGAGTTCCTCAGGCCGGCGGCGACGGGCCGTACCAACTGGTCGGCCGGACCATGTGCGACCGGATCGTCGTCTTCACCGGCAACCGCCGTCAAGTCGGACAACTCCTGCCGGTGACCGTGTACGACGCGAACGCCCACACGCTGTTCGGCGAGGTCGTGACGCAGGAAGTCGGGCCGGAAGTGTTCTCGCTGTTAGCGTGA
- the fmt gene encoding methionyl-tRNA formyltransferase — MRLVALGTGPFAVPTLRRLVAAGHEVALVVTRPPRGRRAPAAPMQSAAEELGLPLWQPETVNAPEAVARLEALAADLLVVCDYGEILKPAALAAARLGGINLHGSLLPRYRGAAPVQRAVLNGDAETGNTVIHMISRLDAGPCLGVQRTAIDPDETAGELETRLAAMGADLVAEVIAKLAAGSAEPVPQDPAEATTAPRLGKDEGAIDWSRSAQAIKDHIRGMQPWPRAFTDVRQPVRGEPLRLIVHRGAVVDASEPAAPGTVLVADSRLVVAAGSGAVELIEVQAPGKRAMPAADFLRGHPLTPGDRMGG, encoded by the coding sequence ATGCGACTCGTCGCCCTCGGAACAGGTCCGTTCGCCGTGCCGACGCTGCGGCGGTTGGTCGCCGCAGGGCATGAGGTCGCGCTGGTCGTGACGCGACCGCCGCGGGGACGTCGGGCGCCGGCTGCGCCGATGCAGTCGGCAGCCGAGGAGTTGGGCCTGCCGCTGTGGCAGCCCGAGACGGTCAACGCGCCCGAGGCGGTCGCTCGGCTCGAGGCGCTCGCCGCCGATTTGCTTGTGGTGTGCGACTACGGGGAGATTCTCAAACCGGCCGCCCTCGCCGCGGCCAGACTGGGGGGGATCAACCTCCACGGGTCGCTGCTGCCCCGTTACCGCGGGGCGGCGCCGGTGCAACGGGCCGTCCTGAACGGCGACGCCGAGACGGGCAACACGGTGATCCACATGATCTCGCGGCTCGACGCCGGGCCGTGCCTGGGGGTGCAGCGGACGGCGATCGACCCCGACGAAACGGCCGGAGAACTCGAAACGCGGCTTGCCGCGATGGGCGCCGACCTCGTGGCCGAGGTCATCGCCAAACTGGCCGCGGGGTCGGCCGAACCGGTCCCCCAAGACCCCGCCGAGGCGACCACAGCGCCGCGGCTCGGCAAGGACGAGGGCGCGATCGACTGGTCGCGCTCGGCCCAGGCGATCAAGGACCATATCCGCGGGATGCAGCCCTGGCCGCGGGCATTCACCGACGTGCGACAGCCCGTCCGCGGGGAGCCGCTGCGGCTCATCGTCCACCGGGGGGCGGTCGTCGACGCCTCGGAGCCGGCGGCGCCGGGGACGGTGCTGGTTGCGGATTCACGGCTGGTCGTCGCCGCGGGATCGGGAGCCGTGGAATTGATCGAGGTGCAGGCGCCTGGGAAGCGGGCCATGCCGGCGGCGGATTTTCTGCGCGGGCATCCGTTGACGCCCGGGGACCGCATGGGAGGGTGA
- the def gene encoding peptide deformylase: protein MALEIIHYPHPTLRHVSRPLARVDADLKRMIAEMFALMYENEGVGLAANQVDLPYRVFVANPTGDSTQTEAEAVFINPILSGGKGQEEGDEGCLSIPGIHAPVVRNSRIKVEAYNLAGEHVVAEAEGFLARILQHEVDHLDGRLFIDRLTPAQFAEIRDDLAEFEFDFQSRRNTGDLPSDEKIAARIADLERLRT, encoded by the coding sequence TTGGCGCTGGAAATCATTCACTATCCCCACCCGACTCTGCGGCACGTGTCGCGGCCGCTGGCGCGGGTCGACGCCGACCTGAAGCGAATGATCGCCGAGATGTTCGCGTTGATGTACGAGAACGAAGGAGTGGGGCTCGCTGCGAATCAGGTCGATTTGCCGTACCGCGTGTTCGTCGCCAATCCGACGGGCGACTCGACGCAGACCGAGGCCGAAGCGGTGTTCATCAACCCGATCCTCTCGGGAGGCAAGGGGCAGGAGGAAGGGGACGAGGGGTGTCTCAGCATCCCGGGGATTCACGCCCCTGTGGTGCGGAATTCGCGAATCAAAGTCGAGGCCTACAACTTGGCCGGCGAGCATGTCGTCGCCGAGGCCGAGGGGTTCCTGGCTCGCATTCTGCAGCACGAGGTCGATCATCTCGACGGTCGGCTGTTCATCGACCGGCTGACCCCCGCGCAGTTCGCCGAGATTCGCGACGACTTGGCGGAGTTCGAGTTCGACTTTCAGAGCCGCCGCAATACGGGAGACCTGCCGAGCGACGAAAAGATCGCCGCCCGTATCGCCGATTTGGAGAGACTGAGGACGTGA
- a CDS encoding FAD-binding oxidoreductase, with translation MDSLLVKPTPTQMHRNPNVAVVGAGVIGLSTAIVLARAGCEVAVFAGRRRRGITSAVAAASWYPYAVSGFRREWAAATYRWLAALAAEAPASGARRQEAVEFVDAPGEAEATRYVEDLWWRELPGTDVRRVDLPRAERTFDFGTDDPLGRRTFAATVEFKTIVVKMDAYLPFLEAMLADAGGRILPEIWIGDLRQLGREHHCDAVVNCAGFAAEMFADGSRSGGVRPVAGQVLRVAAPGVRRLTVIHSGAFHEEPLYVVPRGELLDGGPGEVVLGGSYVPTSAESPQCEAPPADERLTGRIVRRCQAVEPRLAGMRVLETRVGLRPVADAVQVGRDPNNARRGDDVPVFHNYGHGGGGVSLSWGCAEAIAAEVLQSVGIETER, from the coding sequence ATGGATTCGCTGCTCGTGAAACCGACGCCGACGCAAATGCATCGCAACCCGAACGTGGCCGTCGTCGGCGCCGGGGTGATCGGACTCTCGACGGCGATCGTGCTGGCCCGCGCAGGGTGCGAGGTCGCCGTGTTCGCCGGTCGGAGGCGGCGCGGCATCACTTCGGCCGTCGCCGCGGCGTCGTGGTATCCCTACGCGGTCAGCGGCTTTCGACGCGAGTGGGCGGCGGCGACGTACCGCTGGCTGGCCGCCTTGGCTGCGGAGGCCCCCGCAAGCGGCGCCCGGCGCCAGGAAGCCGTTGAATTCGTCGACGCCCCGGGCGAAGCCGAGGCGACCCGGTACGTGGAAGACCTCTGGTGGCGCGAACTGCCGGGGACTGACGTGCGGCGCGTCGACTTGCCGCGCGCCGAGCGGACCTTCGACTTCGGCACCGACGACCCGCTGGGGCGGCGGACGTTCGCCGCGACGGTCGAGTTCAAGACGATCGTCGTGAAGATGGACGCCTACCTGCCCTTCCTGGAAGCGATGCTCGCCGACGCCGGAGGGCGAATCTTGCCCGAGATCTGGATCGGCGACCTTCGACAGTTGGGACGCGAGCACCATTGCGACGCAGTCGTGAACTGCGCCGGATTCGCCGCGGAGATGTTCGCCGACGGCAGCCGCTCCGGCGGAGTTCGTCCTGTGGCGGGTCAGGTGCTGCGGGTCGCGGCCCCGGGAGTGCGCCGGCTGACCGTGATTCACTCGGGGGCGTTCCACGAGGAGCCGTTGTATGTCGTGCCGCGCGGCGAATTGCTCGACGGCGGCCCGGGCGAGGTGGTGCTGGGGGGGAGTTACGTGCCGACGTCGGCCGAGTCGCCGCAATGCGAGGCGCCCCCCGCTGACGAGCGCCTGACCGGGCGGATCGTCCGCCGCTGCCAAGCGGTCGAACCGCGACTCGCGGGGATGCGGGTGTTGGAAACGCGGGTCGGGCTCCGCCCCGTTGCGGACGCGGTGCAGGTGGGCCGCGACCCGAACAACGCCCGGCGCGGCGACGACGTGCCGGTATTCCACAATTACGGGCACGGCGGAGGCGGGGTGTCGCTCTCCTGGGGATGCGCCGAAGCGATCGCCGCGGAGGTGCTGCAGAGCGTCGGGATCGAGACGGAGCGCTGA
- a CDS encoding DUF4159 domain-containing protein: protein MLGRARCILQGTAAIVLIGLGASPAAAQRDRNPVLTAAAVRTAIDQGKTYLLQEQSRDGSWSEMLQYPGGVTGLVTLALLNSGVPASDPHIQKSLAYLRAIQPTKTYSVSLQTMVLAEAERGDLALIQRNVAWLESTQINQGPNAGAWSYPSDFNGDNSNSQFAVLALYEAARAGAKVKPETWRLAEQYWRKCQRPDGAWGYHAEENWPGTGSMTCAGVGAMVICTGQISDGAAKVDGNRVNCCLPPAKDDWLSRALIWMGRNLTVQQNPGSRDAWHYYYLYGLERFGRLTSRRFIGEHDWYREGAEFLLSQQDPFGHYWVGSGHSENNPHIATSMALLFLSKGRWPVLVGKLEHGPGADWDRHPSGVANVVSLAEDLWGLNLTWQVLRGDKASVEDLLQAPVLLVSGSQAPELAGMAAKTREYLDRGGFLFAEACCADGGPFDAGFRQFMEQVFPEPEYRLRRVGPEHPLWRVEQLVRPESPYVGRLWAVEYGCRTCAVFSEVDLSCYWELAGRANREPLPESVEQRIDDAMAIGVNVLAYATNREPKGKEETFALAELDSGEVLGSYGMIRIAKLLHGGGCNDAPGALANLLRTAAQGELQLSVSSEEIDLRASDPALAEEGQFILAFMHGRQDFRFSQAEREGLAKFLTNGGTLLADSICASKEFAAAFRREMALALPDAKLQRIPVTHPLFGPAAGGYDIRQVNRREPAAAQPGRPLRTRVEKVEPEIEGIVLDGRLAVIFSPYDVSCALEKHEALACRGYTREDAARLALNAVLYALTPDAAGTP, encoded by the coding sequence ATGCTCGGACGCGCGCGATGCATTCTGCAGGGAACCGCGGCGATCGTCTTGATCGGGCTCGGGGCGTCCCCTGCCGCCGCTCAGCGCGACCGAAACCCCGTTCTGACCGCCGCGGCGGTCCGTACGGCAATCGATCAGGGGAAGACCTACCTGCTCCAAGAGCAATCTCGCGACGGCTCGTGGAGCGAGATGCTGCAATACCCCGGCGGCGTCACGGGACTCGTGACGTTGGCGCTGCTCAATTCGGGAGTCCCGGCGAGCGACCCGCATATTCAGAAGTCGCTCGCCTACCTCCGCGCGATCCAGCCGACGAAGACCTACAGCGTCTCGCTGCAGACGATGGTGCTGGCCGAGGCCGAGCGCGGCGATTTGGCGCTTATCCAGCGCAACGTCGCCTGGCTTGAATCAACCCAGATCAATCAGGGCCCCAATGCGGGGGCATGGTCCTATCCCAGCGACTTCAACGGCGACAACAGCAATTCGCAGTTCGCCGTGCTGGCTCTGTACGAGGCGGCCCGCGCGGGCGCCAAGGTAAAGCCCGAAACTTGGCGACTGGCCGAGCAGTACTGGCGCAAATGCCAGCGCCCCGACGGCGCGTGGGGCTATCACGCCGAGGAAAACTGGCCCGGCACCGGCAGCATGACTTGCGCCGGCGTGGGCGCGATGGTCATCTGCACGGGACAAATCTCCGACGGCGCCGCCAAGGTCGACGGCAACCGGGTCAACTGCTGCCTCCCCCCCGCCAAGGACGATTGGTTGTCGCGAGCCCTGATCTGGATGGGTCGGAACCTCACCGTCCAGCAAAACCCCGGCTCGCGCGACGCCTGGCACTACTACTATCTCTACGGGCTTGAGCGGTTCGGCCGGCTCACGTCGCGGCGGTTCATCGGCGAGCATGACTGGTATCGCGAGGGCGCCGAGTTTCTGCTCAGCCAGCAGGACCCGTTCGGCCACTACTGGGTCGGATCGGGCCATTCGGAGAACAACCCCCACATCGCCACGTCGATGGCCCTGTTGTTTCTGAGCAAGGGCCGGTGGCCGGTGCTCGTGGGCAAACTGGAGCACGGCCCCGGCGCCGATTGGGATCGTCACCCCAGCGGCGTCGCCAACGTCGTGTCGCTGGCCGAGGACCTGTGGGGGCTGAACCTGACTTGGCAAGTGCTGCGGGGAGACAAGGCGAGCGTCGAGGACCTGCTGCAAGCCCCCGTCCTGTTGGTGAGCGGCAGCCAGGCGCCCGAACTCGCCGGCATGGCCGCCAAGACGCGCGAGTACCTCGATCGGGGCGGGTTTCTGTTCGCCGAGGCGTGCTGCGCCGACGGAGGGCCGTTCGACGCGGGCTTCCGGCAGTTCATGGAGCAGGTCTTTCCCGAGCCGGAGTATCGCCTGCGACGGGTCGGCCCCGAGCATCCGCTCTGGCGGGTCGAGCAGCTCGTGCGGCCGGAATCGCCGTACGTCGGTCGGCTGTGGGCGGTCGAGTACGGTTGCCGCACGTGCGCGGTGTTCAGCGAGGTCGACCTGTCGTGCTACTGGGAACTGGCCGGCCGCGCCAATCGCGAGCCGCTTCCCGAGTCGGTCGAGCAGCGCATCGACGACGCAATGGCGATCGGCGTGAACGTGCTGGCCTACGCCACCAATCGCGAGCCGAAGGGGAAGGAGGAAACGTTCGCGCTGGCCGAGCTGGACAGCGGCGAGGTGCTGGGGAGCTACGGCATGATCCGCATCGCCAAACTGCTGCACGGGGGGGGATGCAACGACGCCCCCGGCGCTTTGGCCAATCTGCTGCGGACCGCCGCTCAGGGCGAATTGCAACTGAGCGTCAGCAGCGAAGAGATCGACCTGCGGGCCAGCGACCCGGCCCTGGCGGAGGAGGGACAGTTCATCCTGGCGTTCATGCACGGCCGGCAGGACTTCCGCTTCAGTCAGGCGGAGCGCGAGGGGCTGGCCAAGTTCCTGACCAACGGCGGCACGCTGTTGGCCGACTCGATTTGCGCGAGCAAGGAGTTCGCCGCCGCGTTCCGCCGCGAGATGGCGCTGGCGCTCCCCGACGCCAAGCTGCAGCGGATCCCCGTGACTCATCCGCTATTCGGCCCGGCGGCCGGCGGGTACGACATTCGCCAAGTCAACCGCCGCGAACCGGCCGCGGCCCAGCCGGGTCGCCCCCTGCGAACCCGCGTCGAGAAGGTCGAGCCCGAGATCGAAGGGATCGTCCTCGACGGGCGGCTGGCGGTGATCTTCTCGCCGTACGACGTCAGTTGCGCTTTGGAAAAGCACGAAGCCCTCGCCTGCCGCGGCTACACCCGCGAGGACGCGGCCCGGCTGGCGTTGAACGCCGTGCTGTACGCTCTGACCCCCGATGCCGCGGGAACGCCGTAG
- a CDS encoding MoxR family ATPase, which translates to MLQEFRQTRVVMQQELQKVIIGQEEVIQQIFAAIFTRGHCLLEGVPGLAKTLMVSTLAQLLDLGFKRIQFTPDLMPSDITGTNVLDEDEHGRRSFRFVEGPVFTNILLADEINRTPPKTQAALLQAMQEREASVGQTTYKLPEPFFTIATQNPIEQEGTYPLPEAQLDRFMFNIKVDYPTAEEEERILASTTRQERPEIRKILTARAILNLQKLVGSVAVSEYIVKYVASLVRATRPKDASAPKFIQEWVDWGAGPRAGQFLIHGGKAFAAMDGRFTVAVEDVQRIAIPVLRHRISTNFQAQAEGVTNEDVVNRLLETIATPEIPKYGG; encoded by the coding sequence ATCCTGCAAGAGTTCCGCCAAACCCGCGTGGTCATGCAGCAGGAGCTGCAGAAGGTGATCATCGGGCAGGAGGAGGTCATCCAGCAAATCTTCGCCGCGATCTTCACCCGCGGCCATTGCCTGCTGGAGGGGGTTCCCGGACTGGCCAAGACGCTGATGGTCAGCACGCTCGCCCAACTGCTGGATTTGGGGTTCAAGCGAATCCAGTTCACCCCCGACCTCATGCCCTCGGATATCACCGGCACCAACGTGCTGGACGAGGACGAGCACGGCCGGCGGAGCTTCCGGTTCGTCGAGGGGCCGGTGTTCACCAACATTCTACTGGCCGACGAAATCAACCGCACCCCGCCGAAGACCCAGGCCGCGCTCCTGCAGGCGATGCAGGAACGCGAGGCGAGCGTAGGGCAAACAACCTATAAGCTCCCCGAGCCGTTCTTCACCATCGCCACGCAGAACCCGATCGAGCAGGAAGGGACCTACCCGCTCCCCGAGGCGCAGCTCGATCGGTTCATGTTCAACATCAAGGTCGACTACCCCACGGCCGAGGAGGAAGAACGGATCCTCGCCTCGACCACCCGGCAGGAGAGGCCGGAGATCCGCAAGATCCTCACGGCCCGGGCGATCCTCAATTTGCAGAAGCTGGTCGGTTCGGTCGCGGTGAGCGAGTACATCGTCAAGTACGTCGCGTCGCTGGTGCGGGCGACGCGGCCGAAAGACGCGAGCGCGCCGAAGTTCATCCAGGAATGGGTCGACTGGGGCGCCGGTCCCCGCGCGGGGCAGTTCCTCATTCACGGCGGCAAAGCGTTTGCCGCCATGGACGGCCGATTCACCGTGGCGGTCGAAGACGTGCAGCGAATCGCGATCCCGGTGCTGCGACATCGGATCAGCACGAACTTCCAGGCGCAAGCCGAAGGAGTGACGAACGAAGACGTGGTCAACCGCTTGCTGGAGACGATCGCGACGCCGGAGATCCCGAAGTACGGGGGGTAG
- a CDS encoding DUF58 domain-containing protein, whose product MAAVEKYLKPEVIRQISRLDLRAQFIVKGFLQGLHASPFHGFSVEFSEHRKYTPGDDPKDIDWLAYAKTDRYYVKKFEAETNITGYLAMDLSASMAYRYEQELSKFEYATCLAAALCYLMVLQKDPVGLVTFGERIVDSLAPRSNRRQIGNILSLLAKLEPRDKTDVARSLTQLAAMLKHSSLVMVFSDLLAEPEPVLAALRRLRHGGHDVIVFHILDQAETTFPFEGLVELVDPESGERIEVDADGYRADYRQEIADFRDHYRRECRQSRIDYVPLDTSMQFDRALTEYLVNRRALG is encoded by the coding sequence GTGGCCGCCGTAGAAAAATACCTCAAGCCCGAAGTCATCCGCCAAATCTCGCGGCTTGATCTGCGCGCCCAGTTCATCGTGAAAGGTTTCCTCCAGGGCCTCCACGCCAGCCCGTTTCACGGCTTTTCGGTCGAGTTCAGCGAGCATCGCAAGTACACCCCCGGGGACGATCCCAAAGACATCGACTGGCTCGCCTACGCGAAGACGGATCGGTATTACGTGAAGAAGTTCGAGGCCGAGACGAACATCACCGGGTACCTGGCGATGGATCTCTCGGCGTCGATGGCGTACCGGTACGAGCAGGAGCTGTCGAAGTTCGAGTACGCGACCTGTCTCGCCGCGGCGCTCTGTTACCTGATGGTGCTGCAGAAGGACCCCGTGGGGCTTGTGACGTTCGGCGAGCGGATCGTCGACAGCCTTGCCCCGCGCAGCAACCGCCGGCAGATCGGCAACATCCTGTCGCTCCTGGCCAAGCTCGAGCCGCGCGACAAAACCGACGTCGCTCGCAGCCTCACGCAACTCGCGGCGATGCTCAAGCATTCGAGCCTCGTGATGGTGTTCAGCGACTTGCTGGCCGAGCCCGAGCCGGTGCTCGCGGCGCTGCGGCGGCTGCGGCACGGGGGGCATGACGTGATCGTGTTCCACATCCTCGACCAAGCCGAGACGACGTTCCCGTTCGAGGGGCTCGTGGAATTGGTTGACCCCGAGTCGGGCGAGCGGATCGAGGTCGACGCCGACGGTTACCGTGCCGATTACCGGCAGGAGATCGCCGATTTCCGCGACCACTATCGCCGCGAATGCCGCCAAAGCCGCATCGACTACGTCCCGCTCGACACCTCGATGCAGTTCGACCGGGCGCTCACCGAGTACTTGGTCAATCGCCGGGCGCTGGGATGA
- a CDS encoding BatA domain-containing protein, with amino-acid sequence MGFLTPALTLGAFAIAVPIVLHLVMRRQPQVLEFPALRFVQRRRESNRRRMQLRHLLLLALRCGVIGLLAVALARPTWRPPQTRGKAGAPLAAALVVDNSPRMEYVELGRTRLEAASEAAVGVLKRLPADAQATVVDLAAGSARFALDAEAAIARVERLASAADARELAAAVVDAIELTAAQTERQGQVFVFSDLARGALNDAAVEQIATALAAAPEVQLALVDVSGQGTRNVALGELVLSGVALRTGEPLRIETTVAAPAASDPPLVELLVADGRGELVKRGQQLAALGPPGDDDVAAAQIEFSLDDLPLGTVQGVVQLAATDALPIDDRRFFTVEVRPAAKVLLAGETPADVALLREALAPSLFDNQPQRFSCTAVAAGELVRTALEDYQAVLVVDPPPLPTDAWTALWDYAEAGGGVGVFLGHNATSEAFNAPGPQRLLPGRLKRISRDATYFRPRRLDHPALAGLKAYAETIPWQVCRVDRYWQFEQIEKLTSDAYIVAGFANGQPALVQRAAGRGRLLVATTPWSEPLNPRGREPWNELTAPSAAWPFVALCDQLVGYLARDVQPQLDYLAGDTATLPLAPGQRVTTFVLRTPDGQGLRRTAGAGDGSLSISSTSQPGNYRVTSGGDRLDRGFSVNIAAEYSELARRDPAELAEALPAKQFQLVAGGDEAANLVAEAAAGRELYPWAIGLVALVWSAEHLLANRFYGSERGAKLDA; translated from the coding sequence ATGGGATTTCTCACGCCAGCTTTGACTCTCGGAGCCTTCGCGATCGCCGTGCCGATCGTGTTGCATCTGGTCATGCGCCGGCAGCCGCAAGTGCTTGAGTTTCCCGCCCTGCGATTCGTGCAGCGGCGACGCGAGTCGAACCGCCGGCGGATGCAACTGCGGCACTTGCTGCTGCTTGCGCTGCGGTGCGGGGTGATCGGGCTGTTGGCGGTCGCGCTCGCCCGACCCACGTGGCGGCCGCCTCAGACGCGCGGCAAGGCGGGCGCCCCGCTCGCCGCGGCGTTGGTCGTCGACAACTCGCCCCGCATGGAATACGTCGAGCTGGGTCGCACCCGGCTGGAAGCGGCGTCCGAGGCGGCCGTCGGCGTTCTCAAACGACTTCCCGCCGACGCCCAGGCGACCGTCGTCGATCTCGCCGCGGGATCGGCGCGGTTCGCGCTCGACGCCGAAGCGGCGATCGCCCGGGTCGAGCGGCTCGCCTCGGCGGCCGACGCCCGCGAGTTGGCCGCGGCGGTGGTCGACGCAATCGAACTGACCGCCGCCCAAACCGAGCGGCAGGGGCAGGTGTTCGTCTTCTCCGACCTCGCGCGCGGCGCCCTGAACGACGCCGCGGTGGAACAGATCGCCACGGCCCTGGCCGCGGCGCCCGAAGTGCAACTGGCGCTGGTGGACGTCAGCGGCCAAGGGACGCGGAACGTCGCCTTGGGCGAGCTCGTGCTGAGCGGCGTCGCCCTGCGGACCGGCGAGCCGTTGCGGATCGAAACGACCGTCGCCGCCCCCGCGGCGAGCGATCCCCCGTTGGTCGAGTTGCTCGTCGCCGATGGCCGCGGCGAACTGGTGAAACGCGGTCAGCAGTTGGCCGCGCTCGGCCCCCCCGGCGACGACGACGTCGCGGCGGCGCAGATCGAGTTCTCGCTCGACGACCTGCCGCTCGGCACGGTGCAGGGCGTCGTGCAGCTTGCCGCGACCGACGCCTTGCCGATCGACGATCGCCGGTTCTTCACGGTCGAAGTTCGCCCCGCAGCCAAGGTGCTGCTGGCGGGCGAGACGCCGGCCGACGTCGCTTTGCTGCGCGAGGCGCTGGCCCCCTCGTTGTTCGACAACCAACCGCAGCGCTTCTCCTGCACGGCAGTCGCCGCCGGCGAGTTGGTCCGTACCGCGCTGGAGGACTACCAAGCGGTGCTCGTGGTCGACCCCCCGCCGCTGCCGACCGACGCTTGGACCGCGCTGTGGGACTATGCCGAAGCGGGAGGCGGGGTCGGCGTCTTCCTCGGTCACAACGCGACGAGCGAGGCCTTCAACGCTCCTGGCCCGCAACGACTGCTGCCGGGGAGGCTGAAGCGGATCTCGCGCGACGCCACGTACTTTCGCCCGCGCCGGCTCGATCACCCGGCCCTCGCGGGGCTGAAGGCCTACGCCGAGACGATCCCCTGGCAGGTGTGCCGAGTGGATCGATACTGGCAGTTCGAGCAAATCGAAAAGCTGACGAGCGACGCCTATATCGTGGCGGGCTTCGCCAACGGACAGCCGGCGCTGGTCCAGCGCGCGGCGGGGCGGGGTCGGCTGCTCGTCGCGACGACCCCCTGGTCCGAGCCGCTCAACCCCCGCGGGCGCGAACCGTGGAACGAGCTGACGGCGCCCTCGGCGGCCTGGCCGTTCGTGGCGTTGTGCGATCAATTGGTCGGCTACCTGGCCCGCGACGTGCAGCCGCAGCTCGACTATCTCGCCGGCGACACGGCGACGCTCCCGCTGGCCCCGGGCCAGCGGGTGACGACCTTCGTCCTGCGCACCCCCGACGGGCAGGGGTTGCGCCGCACGGCGGGCGCCGGCGACGGCAGTTTGTCGATCAGCTCGACCAGCCAGCCGGGCAACTACCGCGTCACCAGCGGCGGCGATCGGCTTGATCGGGGGTTCAGCGTCAACATCGCGGCCGAGTACAGCGAACTGGCCCGGCGCGACCCGGCGGAACTCGCCGAGGCGCTCCCCGCGAAGCAGTTCCAACTGGTCGCCGGCGGCGACGAAGCCGCGAACCTCGTCGCCGAGGCCGCCGCCGGCCGCGAGCTGTACCCCTGGGCGATCGGTCTCGTGGCGCTCGTGTGGAGCGCCGAGCACTTGCTCGCGAATCGGTTTTACGGGTCAGAGCGAGGAGCGAAGCTTGATGCGTGA